One Dysidea avara chromosome 7, odDysAvar1.4, whole genome shotgun sequence genomic region harbors:
- the LOC136260835 gene encoding protein unc-93 homolog A-like, translating into MSGNNEGIIYSGQEEHDCKEMEGNPQSNVIIPYSKYHYYYKNFIVFSAAVVLSYTAAYASLNLLTTIAGQALGFTSLTVFAFVAFVVTFFTLPLLRSFGAQRMLIVTHIAFFLFVVCQFYVSYITLIPAAVFVGLATTFFWICGVTYLNKIAVDYGDEYGICHEKMMSFANGIAMGCYTGGALLGSALSSSILLPSGLDEQSVAVGNESCNLEQSTDHIDPYNKYLMILRGVLLLCALIASIIAVLFLDKLKGEHVKSTWRNILFELKRSNIEFFTTILLKKTYILLGFPLVMTTAVVESFTFGSFAKTYISECIGVHMVGYATMVYALSATTSCFLTGKIYLSCSPRYVVAIITTILKLSLSIFLVVWEKQPSHLFVFVFIALWGTTDGQYITFASSYVGHMLHKEIDIAYMCYTILFTLGYFVSFASGVFLDTKEIVYLNGGLMIISLPIYLLAELIHHHYYHAESDLENNDDHDTNERPGRLMMKTITVFKETAV; encoded by the exons GAAATAATGAAGGCATCATCTATAGTGGTCAAGAAGAACATGACTGTAAAGAAATGGAAGGCAATCCCCAATCCAATGTTATTATACCATACAGCAAATACCATTATTACTACAAAAATTTTATAGTATTTAGTGCTGCAGTAGTGTTGTCATACACAGCGGCTTATGCTTCTCTTAATCTCCTTACTACCATTGCTGGCCAAGCACTTGGATTTACTTCATTAACTGTTTTTGCTTTTGTTGCATTCGTGGTAACATTTTTTACACTACCGCTACTTCGATCTTTTGGGGCACAAAGAATGTTAATAGTTACTCATATTGCCTTCTTTCTGTTTGTTGTCTGCCAATTCTATGTGTCATATATTACTCTTATTCCAGCTGCAGTTTTTGTTGGTTTAGCAACAACGTTCTTTTGGATTTGTGGTGTTACATATCTGAACAAAATAGCAGTTGACTATGGTGATGAATATGGCATTTGTCATGAGAAAATGATGAGTTTTGCAAATGGAATTGCCATGGGTTGTTACACTGGTGGTGCCTTACTGGGAAGTGCTTTGTCTTCGTCAATACTACTACCATCTGGTTTGGATGAACAGTCTGTGGCTGTTGGAAATGAAAGCTGCAACTTGGAACAAAGTACTGACCACATTGATCCATACAATAAGTATTTGATGATATTACGTGGAGTACTGCTACTCTGTGCTTTGATTGCGTCAATCATTGCTGTGTTGTTTTTAGACAAATTAAAGGGTGAACATGTGAAGTCTACTTGGAGAAACATCTTGTTTGAACTTAAACGAAGTAACATTGAGTTTTTCACTACTATTTTATTAAAGAAGACATACATTTTGTTAGGATTTCCACTGGTCATGACTACTGCAGTAGTGGAATCTTTTACATTTGGAAGTTTTGCAAAG ACCTACATTTCTGAATGTATTGGTGTTCACATGGTTGGATATGCTACCATGGTGTATGCTCTATCTGCTACCACATCATGCTTCCTAACTGGTAAAATATACCTTTCATGCTCACCCAGATATGTGGTGGCTATTATTACTACAATACTAAAGTTATCTCTATCTATATTCCTGGTTGTATGGGAGAAACAACCCAGCCATctgtttgtatttgtatttattgCACTCTGGGGTACCACCGATGGACAGTACATCACCTTTGCTTCAA GCTATGTTGGACACATGCTGCACAAAGAGATAGACATTGCCTACATGTGTTATACTATTTTGTTTACATTGGGGTATTTTGTTAGCTTTGCATCAGGGGTTTTTCTGGATACAAAAGAAATAGTATATCTGAATGGAGGACTCATGATCATTAGCCTGCCAATTTATTTATTAGCTGAATTGATTCATCACCATTATTATCACGCAGAATCAGACCTAGAG AATAATGATGATCATGACACTAACGAGAGGCCGGGCAGACTGATGATGAAGACTATTACTGTATTCAAGGAAACTGCTGTTTAA